Proteins from a single region of Dyadobacter fanqingshengii:
- a CDS encoding PqqD family protein encodes MTKYQLTSDQISSKVAGETVILNHNKGAYYGLNDVGVLVWDNLEKGPQTIESLCNAVTSEYEVDPDTCKSDIDTLLKDLISEKLVEVIK; translated from the coding sequence ATGACAAAATACCAACTTACATCCGACCAGATTTCCTCCAAAGTTGCTGGCGAAACGGTGATACTTAATCACAACAAAGGAGCTTATTACGGACTGAATGACGTTGGTGTGCTGGTTTGGGACAATTTGGAAAAAGGACCGCAAACCATTGAATCACTTTGCAATGCTGTGACCAGCGAATACGAGGTGGATCCAGATACTTGCAAAAGCGATATTGATACACTCCTCAAAGATCTTATTTCTGAGAAATT
- the amaB gene encoding L-piperidine-6-carboxylate dehydrogenase yields MENIQTVLDALGIQQLNNGVSTGKIHQSGNGGILESFSPVDGKRIAQANQADRSDYDFVVQKALEAYQVWKRIPAPKRGEIVRQMGDQLRKYKTELGTLVSYEMGKSLQEGLGEVQEMIDICDFAVGLSRQLYGLTMHSERSQHRMYEQWHPIGVVGIISAFNFPVAVWSWNAMLAWVCGDVCIWKPSEKTPLTALASQNIIKTVLEENDVPEGVSCILTGGREVGEWLANDPRIALVSATGSTRMGKSVGEAVARRLGKSLLELGGNNAIIVTPSADLNVAIPGIVFGAVGTAGQRCTSTRRIIVHADIYEEVKQRLVKAYAQLRIGNPLDSNIHVGPLIDKEAVSQYQLAVEKVKEAGGSFIVAPKVLNGDAFASECYVAPCIAEVLNKYAIVQHETFAPILYLIKYNDLEEAIAIQNDVPQGLSSAIFTLNVRESEIFLSNAGSDCGIANVNIGTSGAEIGGAFGGEKETGGGRESGSDAWKAYMRRQTNTINYGTALPLAQGIKFEIE; encoded by the coding sequence ATGGAAAATATACAAACGGTTCTGGATGCGCTAGGCATTCAGCAGCTTAATAATGGTGTTAGTACGGGAAAAATTCATCAGTCGGGCAATGGCGGGATTTTGGAATCTTTTTCGCCGGTCGATGGTAAAAGAATAGCGCAGGCAAACCAGGCCGATCGCTCTGATTATGATTTTGTAGTTCAGAAAGCATTGGAAGCTTATCAGGTCTGGAAGCGGATCCCGGCACCCAAACGCGGCGAAATTGTGCGGCAAATGGGAGACCAGCTTCGGAAATATAAGACTGAGCTGGGCACATTGGTAAGCTATGAAATGGGCAAAAGCTTGCAGGAAGGTTTGGGAGAAGTGCAGGAAATGATCGATATCTGCGATTTCGCCGTTGGCTTGTCACGCCAGCTTTATGGATTGACCATGCATAGCGAGCGTTCCCAGCATCGCATGTACGAGCAATGGCATCCGATCGGTGTGGTTGGCATTATTTCAGCATTCAATTTTCCGGTTGCGGTTTGGTCCTGGAATGCGATGCTGGCCTGGGTTTGCGGGGATGTTTGTATTTGGAAACCGTCCGAAAAAACGCCTTTGACCGCTTTGGCATCACAAAATATCATTAAAACAGTTCTCGAAGAAAATGACGTTCCGGAAGGCGTTTCCTGCATTTTAACCGGCGGACGAGAAGTAGGAGAATGGCTTGCTAATGATCCGCGGATCGCATTGGTCTCGGCGACAGGCAGCACACGCATGGGGAAATCCGTGGGCGAAGCGGTTGCCCGGCGGCTTGGTAAGAGTTTGCTTGAACTGGGCGGTAACAATGCAATCATCGTTACGCCATCCGCAGATCTGAATGTGGCCATTCCGGGCATTGTTTTTGGGGCAGTAGGAACGGCAGGACAAAGGTGCACTTCAACGAGAAGGATAATCGTTCATGCAGACATATATGAGGAAGTGAAACAGCGGCTAGTGAAAGCATATGCGCAGCTGCGCATTGGAAATCCGTTGGATAGTAACATTCACGTCGGACCGTTGATCGATAAGGAAGCCGTTTCGCAGTATCAGCTTGCCGTAGAAAAAGTGAAAGAAGCCGGTGGCAGTTTTATTGTTGCGCCAAAAGTCCTGAATGGTGATGCTTTTGCGTCGGAATGTTATGTTGCGCCTTGTATTGCTGAGGTTTTGAATAAATATGCTATTGTACAACACGAAACATTTGCGCCCATTCTTTATTTGATCAAATACAATGACCTCGAAGAAGCAATCGCCATTCAAAACGACGTTCCGCAAGGATTATCGTCAGCAATTTTCACCCTAAATGTCAGAGAATCAGAGATCTTTCTCTCTAACGCCGGATCGGATTGTGGGATTGCCAATGTGAATATCGGGACTTCGGGGGCAGAAATTGGCGGCGCTTTCGGCGGAGAAAAAGAAACAGGCGGCGGTCGCGAATCCGGTTCGGACGCTTGGAAAGCCTATATGCGTAGACAAACCAACACGATCAATTACGGAACTGCGCTTCCATTGGCGCAGGGAATAAAGTTTGAGATTGAGTAA
- a CDS encoding saccharopine dehydrogenase family protein, whose translation MQKILVIGLGKVGSLVGTLLSKKFSVTGVDKTQPAVALPFPVLPGDITNPDFLDQTLAGFDAVVSCMPYNLNLPIAQKACQNGIHYFDLTEDVATTAAIREMAKESRSVLAPQCGLAPGFIGIVGMDLAKRFTKLRDIELRVGALPRYPNGLMGYSFTWSPAGVVNEYINDAEVIHNGVRKMVPSLEGVEMINIEGQEFEAFITSGGLGTMCETLEGKLDTLNYKTIRYPGHCSLMRFMLYELCLKDKRELIEQILTEAKPPVQQDVVYVYAVVEGWKENRLEREEFYKAYHPIDIDGQHWRAISWTTAASIASVVEMVADGVLPDKGFIRQEDILLKDFLQTQNGAFFN comes from the coding sequence ATGCAGAAAATCCTTGTTATCGGTCTTGGAAAAGTGGGGTCACTGGTTGGAACCCTTTTAAGCAAAAAATTCAGTGTTACCGGGGTTGATAAGACCCAACCCGCAGTTGCATTGCCTTTTCCGGTGCTTCCCGGGGACATTACCAACCCCGATTTTCTGGATCAGACACTTGCCGGATTTGACGCCGTCGTGTCCTGCATGCCTTATAACCTCAATTTACCCATTGCACAGAAAGCCTGCCAGAACGGGATACATTATTTTGACCTGACCGAAGATGTTGCGACCACAGCAGCTATTCGGGAAATGGCCAAAGAAAGCAGAAGCGTGCTAGCGCCTCAATGCGGCCTGGCACCCGGTTTTATCGGCATAGTAGGAATGGATCTTGCCAAACGGTTTACCAAATTACGTGATATCGAGCTGCGGGTAGGTGCTTTACCGCGTTATCCGAATGGTCTTATGGGCTATTCCTTCACCTGGTCGCCGGCGGGTGTTGTGAATGAGTATATCAATGATGCGGAAGTAATCCATAATGGCGTCAGAAAGATGGTGCCATCCTTGGAGGGCGTTGAAATGATCAACATTGAAGGGCAGGAATTTGAGGCTTTTATCACTTCCGGAGGGTTAGGCACAATGTGTGAAACGTTGGAAGGGAAGCTGGATACATTGAATTACAAAACAATCCGCTATCCTGGACATTGCAGTCTGATGCGTTTTATGCTCTATGAGCTTTGTTTAAAAGACAAGCGCGAGCTGATCGAGCAGATCCTTACCGAGGCAAAGCCACCTGTGCAGCAGGATGTGGTTTATGTGTATGCAGTGGTGGAAGGATGGAAAGAAAACCGATTGGAAAGGGAGGAGTTTTACAAAGCATATCATCCTATTGACATTGATGGACAACACTGGCGGGCCATTTCCTGGACCACTGCCGCTTCCATCGCGTCGGTTGTGGAGATGGTTGCAGATGGTGTTTTGCCTGATAAAGGATTTATTCGCCAGGAAGATATTCTGCTTAAAGACTTCCTGCAAACGCAGAATGGAGCTTTTTTCAATTAA
- a CDS encoding BaiN/RdsA family NAD(P)/FAD-dependent oxidoreductase, with amino-acid sequence MMNKSDMQIVIVGGGASGFMAAITAAEQNPDAKIVILEKNKTVLNKVRVSGGGRCNVTHNPSDLRFFIKNYPRGEKLLRKLLHHFDAKSTVSWFENKGVKLKTEPDGRMFPVTDSSQTIIECMVRTARNLNIQIKTGTSVRSFTEVTNGVQKGFSIQLDEDEKMYADKLLIATGGYPKASGFDWLQMHNHTIIHPLPSLFTFNTPENYLLSLAGVSVQDALVKISGTKHEWQGPLLITHWGFSGPAVLKLSAWGARDLAEKEYHFICKINWLPQMNEQQVREFLMGEKTKTPKQQIASHARLGIPARLWKAFVSKAEITEELRWSDATHKALNRLTELLTNSQFEVKGKTTFKEEFVTCGGISLTDINHETLESKSVPGLYFSGEVLDIDGITGGFNFQNAWTTGYIAGKNMANY; translated from the coding sequence ATGATGAATAAAAGTGATATGCAGATTGTTATCGTGGGTGGCGGAGCTTCCGGATTTATGGCTGCTATAACGGCCGCAGAGCAGAATCCGGACGCGAAAATTGTAATTTTAGAGAAGAATAAGACGGTTTTGAACAAAGTCCGGGTTTCGGGCGGGGGCCGGTGCAATGTGACGCATAACCCGTCAGATCTGCGTTTTTTTATAAAAAATTATCCAAGAGGCGAAAAGCTGCTGCGCAAATTACTGCATCATTTCGACGCGAAGTCGACGGTCAGCTGGTTTGAGAATAAAGGGGTTAAATTAAAGACTGAGCCCGACGGCAGGATGTTTCCGGTTACCGATTCGTCCCAAACGATCATTGAATGCATGGTCAGGACGGCGCGCAATCTGAACATTCAGATTAAGACAGGCACATCGGTCAGGTCATTTACCGAGGTTACAAATGGTGTTCAGAAAGGCTTTTCGATCCAGCTCGACGAAGACGAAAAGATGTATGCAGACAAATTACTGATTGCAACAGGCGGTTATCCCAAAGCCAGTGGATTCGATTGGCTTCAAATGCATAACCACACGATCATTCACCCGCTTCCATCGCTTTTTACATTTAATACGCCTGAAAATTATTTATTGTCGCTTGCCGGGGTTTCCGTTCAGGATGCACTTGTGAAGATTTCGGGGACGAAGCATGAATGGCAGGGACCATTATTGATCACGCATTGGGGTTTTAGCGGACCAGCCGTTCTAAAACTTTCGGCCTGGGGTGCGCGGGATCTGGCGGAAAAGGAATATCATTTCATTTGCAAGATCAATTGGTTGCCGCAGATGAATGAACAGCAGGTTAGGGAGTTCTTAATGGGTGAAAAAACCAAAACGCCCAAACAACAAATTGCTTCGCACGCTCGCCTGGGCATTCCCGCTCGTTTGTGGAAGGCTTTTGTGTCCAAAGCAGAAATCACAGAAGAATTGCGCTGGTCGGATGCAACCCACAAAGCATTGAACCGACTGACCGAATTACTGACAAACAGTCAGTTTGAGGTGAAAGGCAAGACCACATTCAAGGAAGAATTTGTGACTTGCGGCGGTATTTCGCTGACTGACATTAATCACGAAACATTAGAGAGCAAGTCTGTTCCCGGCCTTTACTTTTCAGGTGAAGTGCTTGATATTGACGGCATTACCGGCGGATTCAACTTTCAAAATGCGTGGACGACCGGTTACATTGCCGGGAAAAATATGGCTAATTACTAG
- the uvrC gene encoding excinuclease ABC subunit UvrC, with protein sequence MSEFNYKEELSKIPLDPGVYRYFDETGEVIYVGKAKSLRSRVSSYFLKSNQHDRKTKRLVSQIRRIEYTIVHSEWDALLLENQLIKQLQPKFNILLKDDKTYPFICVTQERFPRVYVTRNLDRTKGTFYGPFASLRTMHTLLDMFKSLYTIRSCQLPLSQSNIEAGKFKVCLEYHIGNCKGPCEGLQDEAEYNAEIEQVHHILKGNLSLPQQYFKEKMLHAAEQMEFEKAHSWKTKIESLSNFQSKATVTNPKIGNVDVLTIVSDEEAAYLNFMKIKEGYMVATQTVEVKKKLDESDAEILALMIVEMRSKFGAEAKELLSNIKPDLEMRLEITVPQIGDKKKLLDMSMKNVMYFRRDKAERREVEASATSSKKDRILIRLKSDLQLKTLPRHIECFDNSNIQGTNPVAAMVCFKEGKPSKKDYRHFNIKTVIGPNDFASMNEVVGRRYLRVIAEEQPLPDLIVVDGGKGQLGAACDALKSLGIYGQVPIIGIAKRLEEIYFPEDSLPLYIDKKSESLKLIQQIRDEAHRFGITFHRDKRSKASLISELDGVDGVGRVTATKLLKFFGSVRNIRESSLEQLAGLVGLDRAKKVRAYFDAMADNA encoded by the coding sequence ATGTCTGAATTCAATTATAAAGAAGAACTTTCAAAAATTCCGCTCGATCCTGGTGTATATCGCTATTTTGATGAAACCGGGGAAGTTATATATGTGGGTAAGGCCAAAAGCCTTCGAAGCAGGGTTTCCAGTTATTTTCTAAAATCCAATCAACACGACCGTAAGACCAAGCGGCTGGTAAGCCAGATCCGACGCATTGAATACACGATCGTGCATAGTGAATGGGACGCGCTTCTGCTTGAAAATCAGCTTATCAAGCAATTACAGCCCAAGTTTAACATTCTGCTCAAAGACGATAAAACCTATCCTTTTATATGTGTGACGCAGGAGCGCTTCCCGCGTGTGTATGTGACGCGCAACCTGGATAGGACCAAGGGGACATTTTACGGGCCATTTGCGAGTTTGCGGACGATGCATACGCTGCTGGATATGTTTAAATCGCTCTATACAATTCGTTCTTGCCAGTTGCCGCTTTCGCAGTCCAACATTGAGGCGGGCAAATTCAAAGTTTGTCTGGAATATCACATTGGCAACTGCAAAGGCCCTTGCGAAGGATTGCAGGATGAGGCCGAGTACAATGCAGAAATCGAGCAGGTCCATCACATTCTGAAAGGTAATCTCTCGCTGCCACAGCAATATTTTAAAGAGAAAATGCTGCATGCTGCGGAGCAAATGGAATTTGAAAAAGCGCATTCCTGGAAAACCAAAATCGAAAGCCTATCCAATTTTCAAAGTAAAGCCACCGTCACAAATCCTAAAATCGGGAACGTCGATGTGCTGACCATTGTGTCGGACGAGGAAGCCGCTTATCTCAATTTTATGAAAATAAAAGAGGGATATATGGTTGCTACACAGACCGTTGAAGTGAAGAAGAAGCTCGACGAAAGTGATGCCGAAATCCTTGCGTTAATGATCGTTGAGATGCGTTCGAAGTTTGGAGCAGAGGCCAAGGAACTCCTTTCGAACATTAAACCTGATCTCGAAATGCGCCTTGAAATTACTGTTCCGCAAATCGGCGATAAGAAAAAGCTGCTCGATATGTCCATGAAGAATGTGATGTATTTCCGCCGCGATAAAGCGGAGCGCAGGGAAGTGGAGGCATCGGCAACTTCATCTAAAAAGGATCGCATTTTGATCCGATTAAAGAGCGATTTGCAATTAAAAACACTTCCGCGGCACATCGAATGTTTTGATAACTCCAACATTCAAGGCACGAATCCGGTGGCGGCGATGGTGTGTTTCAAAGAAGGAAAGCCGTCTAAAAAGGATTATAGGCATTTTAATATCAAAACCGTTATCGGCCCCAATGACTTCGCATCCATGAATGAGGTTGTTGGCCGGCGCTACCTGAGGGTGATAGCGGAGGAGCAGCCGCTTCCCGACCTGATTGTAGTTGATGGTGGAAAAGGGCAGTTAGGAGCCGCCTGTGATGCATTAAAGAGTCTGGGAATTTACGGACAAGTTCCAATCATCGGCATTGCGAAGAGGTTAGAAGAAATATATTTCCCCGAAGATTCCCTTCCGCTTTACATTGATAAAAAGTCCGAATCCTTGAAGCTCATTCAGCAGATCCGCGATGAAGCGCATAGGTTTGGGATCACCTTTCACCGGGATAAAAGAAGCAAAGCAAGCCTTATTAGTGAATTAGACGGTGTGGATGGCGTAGGTAGGGTGACAGCGACGAAACTATTGAAATTCTTCGGGTCCGTTCGTAACATTCGCGAAAGTTCGTTGGAACAGCTGGCTGGACTGGTTGGTTTGGACCGGGCGAAAAAGGTGCGTGCTTATTTCGATGCGATGGCCGATAATGCCTAG
- a CDS encoding glycerate kinase produces MNILVAPDKFRGSLEALDVCQAVREGILLAFPEANVTTIPLADGGEGTAKILTRQAQGNSIAVKVNDPLGRIITASYGLSADGQTAFIEMAAASGLALLSTEERNPLLTSTFGTGQLIKDALDKGVKDIILGIGGSATTDGGIGMAMALGYRFYNENKELLPPKGETLNKISRIDSEESDGRLASVSITVACDVTNPLFGPNGAAYIYGPQKGADPAMVEVLDEGLQNLSAIASAAFGRDITNQPGAGAAGGLGAGCLWFLNAVLKDGVSIVIEQTRIAERIQNADLVITGEGKVDEQTLSGKVVKGLADFCNINNVPLAVVCGTLQITPQQVRDAGITYAVSVLNRPMDLDHAQAEAFGLVKDATFHLVRLFFSNR; encoded by the coding sequence TTGAACATCCTCGTTGCTCCCGACAAATTTCGTGGCTCTCTGGAAGCTCTGGACGTCTGCCAGGCGGTCAGGGAAGGAATTTTACTGGCATTTCCAGAAGCAAATGTAACCACGATCCCGCTAGCAGATGGCGGTGAAGGAACAGCTAAAATTCTCACCCGGCAGGCGCAGGGAAATTCGATTGCGGTTAAAGTAAATGATCCGCTCGGAAGGATAATTACAGCATCCTACGGGCTGTCTGCTGACGGGCAGACTGCTTTTATAGAAATGGCAGCTGCGTCTGGTTTGGCCTTGTTATCGACAGAAGAGCGTAATCCGCTCCTAACAAGCACTTTCGGAACCGGCCAGTTGATTAAAGACGCCCTGGACAAAGGGGTCAAGGACATTATCCTGGGCATAGGAGGCAGCGCCACGACAGACGGCGGAATCGGAATGGCAATGGCGCTGGGTTATCGTTTTTATAATGAAAATAAAGAGCTGTTACCGCCAAAAGGCGAAACACTGAACAAGATCAGTCGCATTGATAGTGAGGAAAGCGATGGCCGTTTAGCATCTGTTTCCATAACAGTCGCCTGCGACGTCACGAATCCTTTGTTCGGGCCAAATGGGGCTGCATATATTTACGGCCCACAAAAAGGGGCTGATCCTGCTATGGTTGAAGTTCTGGATGAAGGATTGCAAAATCTCAGTGCGATTGCATCAGCAGCCTTTGGAAGGGACATCACCAATCAACCGGGAGCCGGGGCGGCAGGTGGATTGGGCGCAGGATGTCTTTGGTTTTTAAATGCAGTATTGAAAGATGGCGTCAGCATTGTAATCGAGCAGACGCGCATTGCCGAACGCATTCAAAACGCAGATCTGGTGATTACCGGCGAAGGGAAAGTGGACGAGCAGACATTATCCGGAAAAGTTGTGAAAGGCCTAGCCGACTTTTGTAATATAAATAATGTCCCGCTGGCCGTTGTTTGCGGCACGTTGCAGATCACGCCTCAGCAAGTTCGTGATGCTGGCATAACTTATGCAGTTTCCGTTTTGAACCGGCCTATGGATTTAGACCATGCCCAGGCAGAAGCTTTTGGATTGGTTAAGGACGCAACTTTTCATCTTGTGCGGTTGTTTTTTTCAAATAGATAA
- a CDS encoding transglycosylase domain-containing protein, whose amino-acid sequence MIEFQPGKYRRTIIRLWRFIGIGLGLFIFYIVAVSFNFFWLFGGMPDLKTLENPKSELASELISEDGKSLGKYFFENRTQIDISQISPNLIDALVATEDARFVNHSGIDPRSLLRVFKGVVSGNSSSGGGSTLTQQVAKNLFNTRSEEFEGLLGKIPLVRIVIAKTKEWVLSVILERKYTKQEIMQMYLNTVSFGNNTYGIKVAAKTYFDKEAWDLNVTEAALLVGMLQNPTLFNPLRFPTNALNRRNTVLAQMTKYDYIPREDFERYKEKPLGIDFTVEGHNTGLAPYFRESMRGYLKSWVKMYNEEHDMNYDLYTSGLRIYTTIDSRMQRYQEEALTEHMKEQQRLFDEHWKGRNPWSFDNGKEIPGFLTTAAKRSPHFISLKRDLGEEEAWKVMRKPYKMKVFSWNGEKEVMMSPIDSIAYYKRFLRAGMMSMDPRNGHVKAWVGGINFKYFKYDHVKQGSRQPGSTFKPFVYVSALDKNFLTPCDHVTDAPIYFGPSDGVPGGWSPKNSNNKYSYQSLSLRQALGKSVNTVSAYLIKMVKAKTVAEYAHKLGITSKLQEVPSLCLGISDVSVFEMVGAYSAFANGGHRTEPMTILRIEDRYGNVLQEFFQQQNQEISENMAYNMLYLMRGAVEDPGGTAGRLRQYGVTEGNEIAAKTGTTSNYSDGWFMGMTQHLVSGIWVGGEDRSIHFRTIALGQGGRIAMPAWGTFMQKVYKDPTLVQYRKEPFKKPENYVRDCGGVSSDSTDTYVPPSRSDDEGVLF is encoded by the coding sequence ATGATTGAATTCCAACCCGGAAAGTATCGCCGCACCATAATCCGTCTCTGGCGGTTTATTGGAATTGGTCTGGGTCTCTTTATATTTTACATTGTTGCCGTAAGCTTCAATTTTTTCTGGCTTTTCGGTGGAATGCCCGATTTGAAAACATTGGAAAACCCTAAAAGCGAATTAGCCTCCGAACTGATCAGCGAGGATGGTAAATCACTGGGTAAATATTTCTTCGAAAACAGGACGCAGATCGATATTTCGCAGATCTCTCCGAATCTGATCGATGCTTTGGTCGCCACGGAAGATGCGCGTTTTGTGAACCACTCAGGAATTGATCCGAGGAGTTTGTTACGGGTTTTCAAAGGCGTGGTTTCGGGAAATTCGAGCTCAGGAGGAGGAAGTACGCTGACGCAGCAAGTTGCCAAAAACCTTTTCAACACGCGTTCAGAAGAATTTGAAGGCCTGTTAGGGAAAATTCCTTTGGTAAGGATCGTGATCGCAAAAACCAAAGAATGGGTGCTGTCTGTAATTCTTGAAAGAAAGTACACCAAGCAGGAGATCATGCAAATGTATCTCAACACGGTTTCTTTCGGTAATAACACATACGGGATAAAGGTTGCTGCCAAGACATATTTTGACAAAGAGGCATGGGATCTGAATGTTACAGAAGCTGCATTGCTTGTGGGTATGCTACAAAATCCAACGCTTTTTAACCCATTACGCTTCCCCACCAATGCCCTCAATCGCAGAAACACGGTTTTGGCGCAGATGACGAAATACGATTACATTCCACGAGAGGACTTTGAACGATACAAAGAGAAGCCACTTGGCATTGATTTCACAGTGGAAGGCCATAATACAGGATTAGCGCCCTATTTCAGAGAATCCATGCGCGGCTATCTTAAAAGCTGGGTGAAGATGTACAATGAGGAGCATGATATGAATTATGATCTGTATACCAGCGGATTGCGCATTTACACGACCATTGATTCCAGAATGCAGCGTTACCAGGAAGAAGCGCTTACTGAGCACATGAAAGAGCAGCAAAGGCTCTTTGACGAACACTGGAAAGGCCGTAACCCCTGGTCATTCGATAACGGAAAGGAAATTCCTGGTTTCCTGACAACAGCTGCAAAAAGATCACCACATTTCATCTCCTTAAAGCGTGACCTGGGTGAAGAGGAAGCATGGAAAGTGATGCGGAAGCCGTATAAAATGAAGGTTTTCAGCTGGAATGGTGAGAAAGAAGTAATGATGAGCCCAATCGATTCTATTGCCTATTATAAGCGTTTTCTACGGGCTGGGATGATGTCCATGGATCCGCGAAACGGCCATGTAAAGGCTTGGGTAGGCGGAATAAATTTCAAGTATTTCAAATACGATCATGTGAAGCAGGGATCGCGTCAGCCCGGTTCAACATTTAAGCCATTTGTGTACGTATCGGCGCTGGATAAGAACTTTTTGACCCCTTGCGACCATGTTACCGATGCGCCCATCTATTTTGGCCCCTCTGATGGTGTTCCCGGCGGCTGGTCTCCCAAAAACTCCAACAACAAATATTCCTACCAATCATTATCACTGCGGCAGGCATTGGGAAAATCAGTAAATACGGTGAGTGCTTATCTGATTAAAATGGTGAAAGCCAAAACGGTTGCCGAGTATGCCCATAAGTTGGGTATTACCAGCAAGTTGCAGGAAGTGCCGTCTCTATGTCTGGGCATCAGCGATGTATCCGTGTTTGAAATGGTTGGTGCTTACAGCGCATTTGCCAATGGCGGACACAGAACCGAGCCAATGACAATTTTGCGGATTGAAGACAGATATGGCAATGTTCTCCAAGAATTTTTCCAACAGCAAAATCAGGAAATCAGTGAGAATATGGCTTATAATATGCTGTATCTGATGCGTGGTGCGGTGGAAGATCCGGGTGGAACAGCAGGAAGACTAAGACAATATGGTGTGACAGAAGGAAATGAAATTGCCGCTAAAACCGGAACAACCTCCAATTATTCAGATGGCTGGTTTATGGGCATGACGCAGCATTTGGTTTCAGGGATCTGGGTAGGAGGAGAGGATCGGAGCATTCACTTCCGGACCATTGCATTAGGCCAGGGCGGACGCATTGCGATGCCAGCTTGGGGAACATTCATGCAGAAAGTCTACAAAGATCCAACCTTGGTTCAATACAGAAAAGAACCCTTCAAAAAACCGGAAAACTATGTACGGGACTGCGGTGGCGTGTCTTCCGATAGCACAGACACTTACGTTCCCCCTTCCCGCTCGGACGATGAAGGCGTGTTGTTTTAA